Within Lolium rigidum isolate FL_2022 chromosome 5, APGP_CSIRO_Lrig_0.1, whole genome shotgun sequence, the genomic segment ACAGTTACAAAACTTGGGGAGTATCAATTAGTAGCAAGCGATTGTTTTGTCTTGAGGGTAATATCATACCTCAAGAGACTCTGAATTGTAGAAGAAGTGCCACGTGCACGCGCACATCGCTCCACCGAGAAGTGGAACCTATTGGGCAGAAACGCAAACATGTGATTGTGAGTCAACAAGCATATGAACAATTACCAAGAGTTCAAGACTCACATTTGCAATAGAAATCAGAATGCACAGTTCAAAAAAGAGGCACCCAGTAGAGTGAACCAAACCAAACATCTGTCAGCATCTTGATATCATGCGAGCAAGTCTCGCAACATTTCACACATTCAGATACGTTATCCACAAGGATTTTTTTCTTCAGAAAGTCGAAATTGGGAAATCCTTATCAAAGTTGAGGCTCACCATCCCCCAGGAGAGGCCTTTCCAGCCCTTCAACCCCGTCCGCTCCCCGTAATCCCAGACCAGCGCCATCGCCGTCACCCTGCAATCCCCCACCAAGATTCGATCTTTTCATTTTGCACAGGCAGAAACAAGAATGGCACAACGAATCTCTCGGAGCTAAGATAGCAGCGCTGTGGCGAGGGAAAGCACATACCACTCGGCGACGCTGGATACGTGGACGGCCCAGGTCGGCAGCGAGAGCGCGTTCGCCGGCTCGGCCAGCGCGgcgagcgccggcggcgaggccgcggccgcggccgatGCCACGGTGGCGGCCACCGCCGCGAGGGCGACGCCCCTCGCCAGGTGGGCCGCGGGCGGCGGAGGTTTCCTTGGCTCCCGTcgaggtggaggaggggagggggcCAACGCTGCTACGAGCCGGAGAGACGCCATAGGGAGAGCCTGGTTGGCCTCCACAGAGCTCGCGAGTCACCGATGAGGTTTCGTACAGTACAACTGGCCTTGCGTTTGTTTATCTGTATATCCGTACGTGTACTGTGAATGTGGTGCAAATTATTTCTCACCGTGTAGACACCTTGTTTCGATTCAGTGCATGTTACAGAGATAACCATGTACAAAGCAAAGTTGTGCAAGAAAACTTGCATTAGAGAAgaattttcatttttaaaaacctatcatttctacatagctaaAACATATCAAATCACGGCAAGCACTTCCATCATAATAAGAATTTCAAACCTATGATCTACGCCATGTAGCCCATGTAGCCCGTCACTAAATATATTAGCAACGCTGCACGGTGGGTACGACTTACAAGGTAAAAACCACTTGGATGACTAACCATATTGATCTGGCAAATTTACACTAAATGAATAAATGTTTGATTGTCTCATCATGGTACTTATGTGCTAATTGTGTTTCACAAGATTCTCTTTCGTAAGGATTACTCCTATGCAAAGATACCAATTGTTTATGTCTTAAGTGGAAttttcattttccattttttattaTGAACTCGCACCTCTGGTTGGACCAGTGCTCTATATATGAAGTCTACTGAGACTGTACCATTCTCATGTAGGTTCCTCCGAAATTTTTCAGACCTTTGCCAAATGATGTAGCAAAGAATTCCATCATGCAAGTCTAGGACCAATTAAATCCCTTATGAATGTAACATTTTCTGGAGAAGGCTCCAACACCTTAGTGATGGTATCACTCTTGTGACATACAATATTGTATAGAGATGTATATTGTTTCTGAGGTGTAGCATAACACAACCACTTGTACTTTCATGATCTAATTTCCGAGCCGTCCTTAATCATAAAGGATGCAAATCGGAAGTATTTCTTCGTTGCCGTTAGATCAACCCAGAAATGCGAGACAGAGGTTTCCAATAGACTTGGGAAAAGGCATGTGGGCCTATGTATTTCAGGGAGGAGGGAGTATTTTATATTCATACTCAAAGTGTGAAAAAACATGTTTTGGGCTTCTTTATATTTTTAGTGGAAATaccaaaaatttagaaaaatagctTTATATTTTTTTCATTCTTTCAAAGTGTTATTTCTTGTTATTTTTTAGGGGAAAGCAATACGACACATTTTATTCAGAAGCCAACATAGTTACATCATCATGTACAAAAGGAATAATAAAACTTGGCGGAGCATCATCCCAACTTAATACAAATTTTGATTCAAAAGAAAATTTAGCTAATTTTCGAGAGAGAAAATGCCGTAGAAAGAAGCGCAAGAAAGGGAAGTGTAAGAAACACGGGAATGTTTTTTGCGAAGAAAGGGCATAAGGAAGCATATGAATGGATCGCTCCTCTTCTTTTTTACCGCAGCCAGGAAAGGAAAATTTGTCTGCTTAAATTTTGAGAAACCATATTTGGTCGGAAGTGATAGCCCGGGATCGTTCCAACTACCGACCGCCAGGCAGGGATGCCCATTATATTTATCGTTTGTGCGGAGAGACGCTAATAAGTCTGCAAACCTTTGTGCAAAGCATGATCTTTCCTTATCTGCACATGTAGCTTCTTATGGAGTATGGAGTGATCCATGTTTTTATGAGCGAGTCTGTTCAATCAGAAAGGTTGACATCGTTGGAATAAAAATCTAAGGACGTTTGACTCAAAACAAATTACTATCTTGATGGTAAGACTGCTTTTTTTGCACCTTGCCGTCAGTATAGGATGAAAACTAGTATATTAACACATGGTAACAAAAGAGTTTAgatattttttttattaaaatgtACTTAAGCAAGATACAGTTCCGAAGCTCTTGCCCATATGAACACATGCAGTTTGAGCTATAGTGCATTTTTATGAGCGAAATCAACTACGTACTAATGAAGTATGCTTGTTGCATGCACATGAATACGTGATGCTTTACATGCAACATCGTTGCAGGTAATGGTATGCAAtgtgagagaattccttatttggtcCTAGCTGAAATTTGCCTTCCTTTCTTGGTCTTGGCAAAAAAAATCTTCCTTTTTTGACACACAAAGTTTGGttgttccttatttggccctctagTACAATTTTAACACTAACGGTGTTAAGTAGTTGTCTAAGATGACACTTTTTATCCCTGTTGCAATATGTGACAAAATAGTACTGAAAAAGCTTAACACTAAAAGTGAATATATCATCACATATTGGGAACACCAGTCAATCAGACAAGTCAGTGTATGTACGTTGCCCGCGTCCAACGCGTACGTACATGCAGCCGCTGCATGAGAAAAATTCAAGGCAGGCCAGGTATGGAGCAGGCTGCAGCGATAGAATAGTCTATATCTAGAACCAAACTCGGGAACCGGTTATGATTTATGACCACGGTTTTTGTCTCCTTACAACCGAACTGTTGGAACCCATAACGAACCGCATCCAAACTTAATTAATTCTTTgccaaaccaaaccaaaccaaacagAGTAACCGAGCTAGGGGTATATAAGTCCAGAAAAAAAAGTTTGACGGAATTAGCTACGGTAGGGTtaaataaggaaccaaccaaactttgtgtgtcaagaaaggaagaaaaaagtTGCCAGGGCCAAAAAAGAAAGACAAACTTCAGCCAAGGCCAAATAAGAAATTCTCTCATGCAATGTAGCCAAACGAATGGCCAAAATTCTACAGGGTGCTGAGGCAAAGTTCTGAACGTTTgctggaggtggcgttttggctcatagaagcaaatgctcccattatacaaaataattaaaaattaatttttaaaatgttaaaaaaaattgacataaaattgttggtgtacatcgtgacattctatgttcgtacacatgttttcatgggaaaccaacattttgtgtggtgtatataaaaaagacaaaaaaatgcgaTGTATGGAGTCGTGTTAcatcatcaaaatttgtcttttttacaggagccatatttttttttctttttttaaaaaatttgtgtaccaacataaaatctctagatgtacatgtaaaaatttagtttagaattttttgacacttcaaaatgtggattcacacaatgagagcaaatactcctatgagccaaagtgtatTTCCCACGTTTGCTCCCTAACTCTTCCTTTCACTTTGTAAGAACTGCGGTGCACGGAGTTCTATGCTATAGATACGAAGTGAAATGCAAAATGTACAGAACAGCACAACATCAGTTGATGAATTCAGATGAATCCACTAGAGGCATAGCTTATTTCTCTCTTTCTATCTTGTATTAATCTGGGGAGAGTTCGTCTCCAGGAACCCTAAACGTATTTAAGATATAAGGAGGATCATACGAAAGTAGGCATGTCATCATCATGGTATGGTCACTTGGCCATTGGCACCCAAGTCATCCCATAAATTTTGTGCGACCTTTCGCATCCAATAAACTTTTTGAGCTAGCACCAATGAAAATTCGCAGTGAATTTTACCGTCCGTCAGACTAGCTCAGTGTCTCTAGCAAGGGCTGCAATTATGTTCTCTTGGACCATACCATGACAAGACCAAACCCCATAAGGGACATCAGGACAACCTACAGGCAGAAGGAGGAAACAGTTAGCAAGCGTTAAGTCCTAATTAATTCTGTGAAACAGAAATACCAGAAAAAAGTGCCCCCAAGGGTTAGAAGAAACAATAGGAGTAAGGAGGCTATGAATGCATATATGGTACGAGCTCAAATTGATTTGTAGGTCTACCAAATGTGCTCCTTCTGAGTTAGCAGTGTCAAAACTTGAGTAAGTTAATAATTTCTGAACAGGTATTACTCCATGAAACAGTAAGGGATTTAAGACTTTAAATAGATTTAGCTGCTCTTTAATCAGACAGTAAGCAACATTTGGGAAAAAATCCACGAGTTACTGCTTAAATTAAGAGATCAAAGCAATGTAGACATACTGATACTGCTGGAGGCACTCCCACTAGAGGGTCTGGGAAGAACCTGTTTGCTAAAGCAAGAGCAAGAAGGCTACTTTGCATCCCTGCAAGGAATATTGGTGAGGCAACAGAAGCAGCAGCAAACAATATAGGGTGATGCAACTGCAAACAAGACATACCTGTCTCAAAAGAAATCGTTCTTTGTAGGGCCTTCACATCATCTGACTTACggaaccaagtaccagcaagatgatATCCAGCTACAAAAGATGTTGTATGGAACGCCAAAAGGAGAAGCACAATGGATAGTCCATATGGTGACAAAACAGCCTTAATATTTATAGCCAATGGTGAGCCAACACATAAAGCAGTCACAAACACCGATAGTGGAGGGAGAAATGGCTGAATAGCCGAACAGAGTCTCGGAAGAAATCTTCACAGTGTAAAGAAAGAAGAAGTTAGACATATTAACACAAACTTTTCGAATGGATATTACTCTAGGTGGGAGGCAACAGATCAAAAGCAACGTTTTGTCGGATCTAGCATAGTTGTCTCTTATACTTCAGAGAAATGAAGTGCGTACCTATTCAGAAGTAATCCAGCTGCAATTGGAGCAACCACTATCTGCACAATGCTGGACATCATTCCTATGACGTCCACGGGTAATTTCTTGCCGATGAGCAAGTAGGATAAAGTTGGGGTAACAAAAACCGCAGTAGCTGTAGACAATGATGTCATAACGATGCTGAGGGGAGCCATATGTGGATCTGTCAGGAACGTTGCATAGTTGGACAGTTGTGCTCCGCTCACACATGAAACCAACATGATACCAGCACCTAGAAACAAGTCCAAGTCAGGGTTCAGTTCTCTACCTGGCAATGTGCCATTTGAAATCATGCTAAAACTGAGTAAATTCAAATCTCCTACCTACAGCAGTAGGCAGATTGAAAGTTGCAACCGCAAGAGTGCCAAAGAGGAATCCAAATAAAGGCTTGGCAATAAACTGTCCAATATAGCCAGCAGCGATAGCATCTGGCCTTTTAATCGCTTCAATGAAGTCTTCAACACTTGAATTTACACCCACAGCAAACATCAAGAACCCCAACGCCGGTGCATAGTACCTGCCAGGTTATTGGCACACAGTCAGTCATATAAAAATGTAAGTAGCCACTAGCACTTGACTGTATTGCATCAAGCTTGCTACCAGCGTATGTTTGGAGCTAATGGACGGGTGGGGTTCAGATGTTCACGGAGTATTCAGTTATTCTTGCAGAATGGAGCCCTGTTCCTTGACTAGTCACACTCTCACCTGATGGCTTGTTCCATCTAGTAAAGATTCAGTTACTGAAAGTTCAAATATTTCTGAATTGTTTTTTCCATTCAGTTGATATCTAATACTCCCTCAAAAGGTACCATCTGCCTAACTTAACTGAGTAGTGTTTAACGTTGAGTAACATTCATCCGTCACCATCTCTCTATTCACAATATGCGGTGAATTCAAATTTCCGCAAAAGACATAATTGAGCTTGCCTTTGAGACATAAAGTTAAAAGCATCCTCCAGGACATAATAATTGAGTTGCTCTTTAGGAAACGAAGTTAAAAAGCAGCTATTTCTACAGCTGAATCATAGAAAAAAAACTACGAAAACATGCAGAACCGACctggttgtgaaccatgtaaaggAAGGTGGGTACACCAGGGCAAGGATGGTGCTCCCCAGCACTACATGGGGAATAACGGAGTTGGCTCTCTTGAGAATCTTCAGAAAATCAGCTGTGCTCTCCTCCACAGCCTGCAAATTAACACACAAGTCTG encodes:
- the LOC124657350 gene encoding probable sodium/metabolite cotransporter BASS5, chloroplastic; translated protein: MPPIKLEESSDDELYRPTAPRGDPGAGSSRWYEAPLAEDAGNSSDDDGGDYTTCYCHFAPSASPPTSSSPELYLLAAAGRSLPPARLPARGQMAPAAAMLRRAHFSSFHPPTGRRPRGSADRVTLPLPASSPSRVSWQQGSGVATRGRVWAHVSSPFQPDGAGEDDALSPSPQAVEESTADFLKILKRANSVIPHVVLGSTILALVYPPSFTWFTTRYYAPALGFLMFAVGVNSSVEDFIEAIKRPDAIAAGYIGQFIAKPLFGFLFGTLAVATFNLPTAVGAGIMLVSCVSGAQLSNYATFLTDPHMAPLSIVMTSLSTATAVFVTPTLSYLLIGKKLPVDVIGMMSSIVQIVVAPIAAGLLLNRFLPRLCSAIQPFLPPLSVFVTALCVGSPLAINIKAVLSPYGLSIVLLLLAFHTTSFVAGYHLAGTWFRKSDDVKALQRTISFETGMQSSLLALALANRFFPDPLVGVPPAVSVVLMSLMGFGLVMVWVTAMALVWDYGERTGLKGWKGLSWGMVPLLGGAMCACTWHFFYNSESLEVLVAIQGALTVIGNITMCIAAYRIFKGSQEGTNSNSP